CCATTTATCTTCCATGCTACGATCGATGACGACTGGCGCGACACGGGTTTTGCCGTCATCGGTGAGTACAAGCGCATATGGATTACCCTTCGGATCGCGCATCACGGACTGCTGGGGAACCAGAATGGCCTGATCGTTCTTGCCTTCGATGATGATGGCCCGAACGAACATGCCCGGCAGCAGCAATCCGTCTGGATTGGGGAAGAGCAGCCGCAGGGTGACCGATCCGGTCGTTGGATCCACGGTGACATCCTGGAATTGCAGCGTGCCTTCTCTCGAATAGGTGGATCCGTCTTCGAGAATCAGCTTGACACTGCTCTGGCTTTTGCCGTTTCGGATCAGCCGCCCTTCTTCCATGCGCTTTTTGAGCTTGAGCAGATCGGTGGTGGATTGGGGCGCATCCACGTAAATGGGATCGAGCTGCTGAATCGTGGCAAGGGCTGTGGGTTGATACGCCGTGACGAGCTGCCCTTCGGTTACGCTGGATATGCCGATTCTTCCCGAAATCGGGGCTGTGATTCGGGTGTAGCCCAGATTGATCCTTGCGGTCTGCACCATGGCTTTATAATATTGAATATCCGCTTCGACCTGCTTCAGGGCGGCGGCGGCATCATCGGCATCCTGCCTGCTGACTGCCTGTGTTTCTGCAAGTTCGGCCAGGCGTTTGGCCTTGGAGCGGATGGCCGGAAGGTTCGCTTCGGAACGGCTCAGCGCGGCGTTTGCGCTGTCGAGCGCCGCTTGAAATGGCGTGGGGTCGATCTGGTAAAGCAATGCCCCAGCCTTTACATCCGTTCCTTCCGTAAAAAGCCGATGCAGGATCAAACCGTTGACCTGGGGGCGGATGTCCGCAACCCGATGGGCGGATGTCCTTCCGGGCAGCTCGGTCGTCAAGACGATGGATTGGGTCTTCACCGTTTCTACAACGACTTCTGGAATGGGCATCTGTTGCGGTCCCTGCGGTTTTTGCTGACATCCCAGGGCCCACGACAGGCTCGCCAGCAACAGCAGC
This portion of the Desulfatirhabdium butyrativorans DSM 18734 genome encodes:
- a CDS encoding efflux RND transporter periplasmic adaptor subunit yields the protein MTLSAQHRFLIFSLLLLASLSWALGCQQKPQGPQQMPIPEVVVETVKTQSIVLTTELPGRTSAHRVADIRPQVNGLILHRLFTEGTDVKAGALLYQIDPTPFQAALDSANAALSRSEANLPAIRSKAKRLAELAETQAVSRQDADDAAAALKQVEADIQYYKAMVQTARINLGYTRITAPISGRIGISSVTEGQLVTAYQPTALATIQQLDPIYVDAPQSTTDLLKLKKRMEEGRLIRNGKSQSSVKLILEDGSTYSREGTLQFQDVTVDPTTGSVTLRLLFPNPDGLLLPGMFVRAIIIEGKNDQAILVPQQSVMRDPKGNPYALVLTDDGKTRVAPVVIDRSMEDKWLITSGLKPGDKLVVDGLIKVRPGNPVRVAQSSSGAQPASTENNPNAGSVPSK